Sequence from the Thermocoleostomius sinensis A174 genome:
GCATTCCGATCGCATCCGGCGCAACTTTAAGAACTGTGAATAAAGTAGTGGCTGAGTAAACAATAACGCCGATCGCCGAAAACAACGCTGGAATGGGTTTTGGAAAACCTGATAAGCTTGGCAGGGTCTACAAAACTTAATAGACCGCAACAAAATCAGGAGAAAGTGGGTCGTATTGAGTACTGGCTTGCCTAGTAGCTGAGAGCGCGAGAGTCCGAAAGACAGTCCAAGGTTCAATTTGCTGCCAAGACGTACGTAACTGAGGAAATCTCCCGCCATGATGAACCGAATGCTTCGATCGATTCTGCTCGATCGAGAGTCAAATCTGAGGCAACTCTGGTTGCAACTGCTGATAGACGTTGCCCTCATCCTTAACTCTTCTCCCCGAAGGAGCAGAGAACCGGATCGCTTCCTCGCTCGGTTGAGAGAGGGCTAGGGAGAAGGGGCGTCCAGAGTCAGATCTCAATTCAGCCATGCCTGCTCTCGAATGGCTCAACCGTGCTGCTGTAGATGGGCACTTGGAGGGAGTGCAATTATCTGAAACGACCGTAACAATCTTACACAGTGCTGTTGAAATAGCTGAGTTTATGAGACTTATCGTCGCTGTCAGCAAACCTGTTAAGCCCAATGCCTACGCTTAACGAAAACCTAAAAACAGGGTAAGGTTAAGATTTCGACTTGGGTTGACTCCGGTTATTAACTGTGACATTGCGATCGGTTGACTGACATTTGCAGCGTTCATGACCTTGTAAATCCTATTTGGCGCTGTGCTCAAGACATCGCAATTGTTTTAGCCAGGTGAACAACACTATATGGTGGTACACAAGATTCAACAACAAGGCATGTTGCTAGTTCTACCGGTTCCATTCCAAATGCATAATGGGCAGCTTTTGTTTGAAGCCCAGGCCTGCAATGGGTTGGAACGCTGGGCTGATAATTTTGGCAACGTTATCGTCGCCGCCCCGGTCATGCCCAAGTCAATAGCAGAGCACGATCGCACCATTGTTTGGAAAAACACGGCAATGCTGGACAATCCGCAGCGGTTCGAGTTTGTGCTGCTTCCCTGGGCCTATTCTCTACGAGATTTCTTTGCACACTACCGATCAACCAGAACCCTACTTGCCAAGCTTATCCACCGCAGCGAGTATTTACAGTTTGCCATCAGTAGTTTGTGGGGAGATTGGGCTGCGATCGCCGCGTTAGAAGCGAAAAAACAAAACCGTCCCTATGCGATTCACACCGACGTAGTGGACTATCGAGTCATTCTGCAAATTAATCAGGATAAAAGTTTACCCAAACGCCTAAAAGCCAGGGTGCTGTCTTCCCTGATGCAGCAGTATCACCAGTGGATCATTCGCAACTGTAGCTTGGGATTGTGGCATGGAAACGATTGCTACCAAGCCTACAGTCCTTTTTGTAAGAATAGCCATCTGATTCATGATGTGCACACCAAATCTGAGGATGGCATTACTCCTGCACAACTCAAGGCGAAACTAGAGCAGTGCCAAACCAATGCTCCGCTGCGCATCTGTTACGCCGGTCGGATGGTAGATATGAAAGCCCCGCTGGATTGGATTCGAGCCATTGCCCACGCCCAGCAGTTGGGAGCACCGCTTGAGGCAACCTGGTATGGAGAGGGCCCGCTTCGTCCTGCGATGGAACAACTCATAGCCGAATTAGGACTACAAAACGTTGTGCATTTAGCGGGGTTTGAACGCGATCGCCAGGCTCTCTTGCAAAAAATTCGGGAGGCGCATGTCATGCTGTTTACCCACATCACACCAGAGTCGCCCCGTTGCTTAATTGAGTCCTTGATCTGCGGTACACCGATTATCGGTTATCACAGTGCCTATCCCGAAGATTTACTGCGCGGCAAGGGTGGAGGGTGCTTGGTTCCTAAGCAGGATTGGCAGCAACTTGGCAAAACGCTCCACGATCTAGCGATGCATCGTCCTAGGCTCGTGCAGTTGATTCAGCAAGCCGCTGCCAATGGTGAACAATATAGCGATGAGTTTGTGTTTCAAGAGCGCAGCCGTCTGATTACCACTCATCTATCTCGACCGAACCATTACTCCTTAATGCAGGAATTGCTCAGGGTATAGGGTACAGGCAGTCTTCGGTAACATGCCCGTTTCGCCTGATCCTTTCGCTTAATCAAGGCAAGTTCATTTCATCTGAGCCAGCGTCGATCGGGATTCGTTAACTAGATTGCAACCAGCGGGCCGCGTCTTTGGCATGGTAAGACAGAATCAGGTCTGCACCCGATCGTTTGAAGCCAATCAGGGTTTCCATCACTACTCGCTGTTCATCGACCCAACCATTCAGGGCAGCCGCTTTGATCATGGAATATTCGCCAGAAACGTTATAGGCGGCAACGGGTAAATTGGTTGCTTGCTTGACGCGCCAGATGATATCCATGTAAGCCAAGGCTGGTTTCACCATCAGCATGTCTGCGCCTTCGGCAATATCTAGAGCAATCTCTTTGAGAGCTTCTTGACCATTAGCAGGGTCCATTTGATAGGTACGACGATCGCCAAACTGTGGGGCTGATTCAGCGGCATCTCGGAACGGCCCATAGTAAGCGGATGCATATTTCGCTGCATAGGACAAAATCGGAATATCTTGGAAACCGCCCTCATCCAATCCCGATCGAATGGCTTGGACAAAACCATCCATCATTCCAGAGGGCGCAATAATATCCGCCCCAGCTTTTGCTTGAGAAACGGCTGTTTTCTTCAGAAGTTCCAAGGTTGGATCATTCAATACACGCCCGGTTAAATCTCCCACTTCTAGATAGCCACAGTGACCATGCGAAGTGTATTCGCACAAACAGGTATCCACAATCACAATTAGATCGGGCACAGCTTCCTTAACAGCAGTGGTGGCCACTTGAACAATGCCATGATCGTGCCAAGCGCCAGTTGCATCCATATCTTTATCAGCCGGAATGCCAAACAAGATGATGGCTGGAATGCCCAAATCGTAAACTTCCTTCGCTTCTTCAACAATCTTGTCTACAGATAGTTGATAAACCCCTGGCATCGATTTCACTTCATTAGCAATTCCTTCACCAGGAACCGCAAACAAGGGATAGATCAGATCATTTGTCGTTAGAACATGTTCCTGTACCATCCGTCGCAGCTGGGGATGGTTACGAAGACGACGAGGGCGTTGAGTTGGAAACATAGCGTTTACTAAGCTTTACTAAGAATTGAAGCAGCGAGACTCTCACCAATGCTTAAAAGTCTAAAACCTAGCTGTCCCTCTCGTTGATATCGGGTTACAAACTGTAAAACCGTCGCTGTTGAACGAGGGGTTAAGGTGAGGGCGGTGTGAGGCTTGTCAGTCGATCGTCCTGCACAGCATAGAGATGTGCACACAGAAAGTTCATGGATTTTCAGGATCTTCCGGTTTTATCATCCGGAATAGTTCGTGTTTATCTGTAGAGGGAAGTGAGTATTGCTGCTAAGCAGCTACGTGTGGTTGAACGATTGCCCGCTATTTGAGAAGTTCCCTGACATGATTTCCTCCTCAAGGCTTAGAGTTGGTAGGTATGGTTTTGTCGGTTACTTCTATTCAGCAATTACTTCTTGAATATTTCGATCGTTGGATAGTTATCGTGACTATCTACGTGGTTAATTTGAGTGTTCAATTAACCACGTTTGAGCAGCAACGATCGAGCAGATGTTGCACACAAATTCAGAAGCCCTCTACTTGGATAGGCAACCTAGTGACTTATTCAAGTAAAAAGCTCTATCCATTCTCGTATTTAGCGTTACGCTCTGTCATCCTAATAAACGAGAATAGCAGCAAGCGGCAAGTTACTGTAATTAAATATGAGTTTCAAAGATTGACAAAATCAATTCTAAACTCTATTTTTTCTTCTAAAAATATCAATGAAATACGCTATAGTACTTGGTAAAATAAGCTCTCAAATTGGTTTCTAAACTAGATGTTTTTTGAGTTTATAATCACTAAGCGTCAGTATTAAAGTTGGTTAATGAATCGTTCGTGTAATAGCTTTCAGCAAATTGCACGCTCAATAATAGAACTGGGCAGAGATAGTTGAATTTGATGAAACGTTACGCTCTGCCAGTAAAGCATTTTTACAAGCAGGGGCATCGTCGATAGATATTGGGGCAGGGGCATCAAAATCAGTGCTTACGTAGTAGCTATCACCCAGAAGCCAATAGACCATATGAAACTTGCCCTCGTTCATGACTATTTGACCCAGCGCGGAGGTGCAGAACGTGTCTTTGAGATGCTCTGCAAGCATTTCCCCGAAGCCGATATTTTTACCTCATTGTATGCCCCTGATCGAACGATTGAACTGAGCGATCGGGTTGTGCAAACGAGTGGACTGCAAAACATTCCTGGAGCGACGAGATATTTTCGGTTGCTGGCACCGTTTTATTATCCAGCTTTTCGATCTCTGGATTTACAAGACTATGACCTAATTATTAGTAGTTCCTCAAGCTTTGCTAAGGGGGTGCGCAAACGACCGGATGCACGGCATATTTGTTTCTGTCATAACGTAACTCGCTTCCTGTGGGACACACAAACTTATCTACGAGGCTTCCGCGAATATCAATCTCTTTATCCTGTGATTGGGCCTGTGTTTGAACACATGAAGCAATTAGACTTGACCTATGCCGAAGAACCAGATTTGTATGTAGCAAATTCGACTACTGTAGCTCGTCGAATTAAAAGAATTTATGGTAAACAAGCGATCACAATCAATTACCCGATCGACGATAGTAAGTTTATTTTCTCGAACAAGAAGGAAGACTTTTACTTGGTTTCCTCTCGGATGATTAGCTATAAACGCATTGACATCATTGTGGAGGCATTTAATTGGTTGGGATGGCCCTTACTGATTGCAGGAGATGGGCCTGAGCGCAAACGATTAGAAGCTAGAGCGTTACCGAATATTCGCTTTTTAGGACACGTGAGTGATAGAGAACGATCGCACTTAATGTCCAAGGCACAATCCGTTATTGTTGCTGCCCTAGAAGATTATGGGCTAGTGCCGATCGAAGCGAATTTTAGTGGCACACCCGTTATTTGCTTTGGAGTTGGTGGCGTTTTGGATACTCAAGTACCAGAACTAACAGGATTGTTCTTCAATCGCCAAACTCCTGATGCGGTTCAATCTGCTTTACTAAAAGCTCATCAAACTGACTGGAATTATGCTGCCATTCGTGAACATGCTATGAATCATTTCACTGAAAAGGTGTTTTTCAGTAAGGTCGATCGTATTGTAGAAGCAGTTCACAAAAACCAGGTCAACTGTCTACCACAATCTACCTGGTTGCCATTACCTGCATAGCGTAAAGTCAAGTATTTATAGAGATACATATTAATCCTGAATTAACACTCAATAATTGTATGACTTAGTATAAGACGATTGACTGAATGAGAGCAGCTTCATTCAATTAAATAAATGGCGTGATGTTAAAGCATATCGTCTAAAAATGTTTTTAATCAATCTGAACATTGCGCCGTATAGTGGTTAGTTTTTAGTTGTAGATGGGGTGAATAAAGAGTGGTAGCTGATCATCATTTTCATTCAACCAATGAAGCGGAATTTGGCTATGGTCAACTACTGGCGATCGCCTGGCGGCGTCGCTTTTGGTTTCTGGCTACGTTCAGTACTGTAGTGATTGCAGCTGGGTTCGTTACAGTACGCACAGAACCAACCTATGAAAGTTCTATGCAATTACTCGTAGAGCCAAATTACCAAGCTCGCGAAAAATTAACAGAAGTAGAAGGTCAAAGCCAAACAAGCGAGCAGGATTATGCAACACAATTAAATTTGATGCGAAGTAGTCGTTTTTTTGAAGCAGTTATTGATGATTTGGCGGCCAAATATCCAGATTTATCGATCGGACATGTTCGAGGGTCACTTCAACTGTCGCAACTGGTAGAAGATGAGACAAATACTCGCATTTTTGAAGTAGTTTATACAGATAATGACCCTATAAAAACTCAGCAGATTTTGGAGTCTTTAAAGACAGCCTATCAAAACTACAACTTGGAGCAGCAAGAAGCACGACTAACACAGGGATTAGCATTCATTGATGAACAGCTTGCCACCGTTCGCAGAAGCTTGAATAGTTCTCAAGGAGAACTGGAGCAGTTTCGTCAAGGAGAAAATTTAATTGATCCCGCACGGGAGGCGGAAAGGATCTCAGAAGCACTGGGTCAAGTAAAGCGGCAGCAAGAATCTTTGCAAGCCCAATATGCAGATGTCAACAATCGCTCGATGGAACTACAGCGGCAACTGTCACTCCGACCTCAAGAGGCATTGATTGTGTCACGTTTAAGTCAATCATCTTTGTTTCAAACGCTGTTGGGTGAGTTACAGGCTACAGAAGTTGAGTTAAGTAAGCAACGGGCCATCTATACGGATAGTGCTCCGGAAGTGCAGGTATTGTTAGACCAACGTCAAGAACAACTGGGGCTATTGCAACAGGAAATTCAGCGGATATTAGGTAGTGATGCTTCGCAGCTACCCAGTCGCGCTTTGTTGTCTCAGGGAAGACTGAGCCAAATTGATTTGCAGTTAGCGAACCAGCTCGTGGATGCGCAAACCACGATCGAAGGATTAGAGGCCCAACTACGTAGTTTATCAACCACAGAACAACAACTGCGGGCAGAGCTAAATCAATTTCCGCGATTGCTAGCCCAAAACGATCGTCTGCAACCGGAAGCGGAAACTACCCAAAAAATTCTCCAACAACTTCTGGAAGATCGAGAGAAGCTGAGTGCTGAATTGGCAGGTGGCGGGTTTAACTGGCAAGTGGTGGAACCCCCCCAGGAAGGTGAAAAGATTGCTCCAAATCCCAGGCAAAACATTCTTTTAGGAGCGGTTGTTGGAATCTTCTTGGGAGGAGTAGCTGCCTTCTTACGTGAAGCAGCCGATCGAGTTGTGCACACATCGGAAGATTTGAAGAAACAAGCGGCGTTACCATTACTTGGCAGCTTACCAGAATTTCTGCCAAAACCCAACCGCTTTCCAATTCAACTGCCGCTGATGCCTGCCCAATCGTCCTCTTCGGTGACTGAGCAGGCCATGCAGTGGCAACCATTTCGAGAATCCCTCGATCTGATTTACAAAAATATTCAGTTGCTGCATGAATCTGAAAGATCTCGATCGCTGGTTGTCACCTCTGCATTACCAGATGAAGGAAAATCAACGTTAATTATTGGACTAGCGCTAAGTGCAGCCCGCAGCAGTGAACGGGTGTTGGTAATTGATGCAGATTTACGTCAGCCAGTCTTGCATGAACGCCTGAATGTATCGAATCAGTATGGGCTGTCAACGTTGCTGGAAACGGCTAGAGGTCCATTTTTACCACAATCAGTAACTCTATCTGACGCAAGCTTTGATCTATTGCCGGCTGGTCCAGAGCCGATCGATCCGGTACGACTACTCAACTCGCAGCGATTCAAAACCATGCTGCGATTCTTGCAAAATCGATACGATTTGATTCTGATTGATACACCTCCTGTTTTGGGCATGGTGGATGCAATGCAAGCAGCATCAGTTTGTCATGGCATTGTGATGGTAGGGCGACTCGATCGGGTTACTCAGGAAGAACTCAAACAAGCGGCGGCGATGCTCAGTTCGTTAAATGTACTCGGAATTGTAGCAAATGGCGGCAAGCGTACACCGTTTAGCGATAGTCAGAATGCGAATCGAAATCATCGGGCTGGAGACCAAGATATATCCGCAGCGTAACGATTAACAATTTTTGTACGTTCTTGTCGTGTTCCCTTGCAGCAATGTTCCCTATGGCTACCTCTAAAGTTGTACTGACGACCTCTAAAATTTGGATCTTAGAAGATACCTTATCGTCATCTGAGCAAGAACCAACCGATCAATCCTTACGCTGTTGTGTGTTGAAGTGGCGACAGGGAAAGCTGTGGGTGAAGGTGGCGGAAGCTGACCAAATCTCTCAAATTCCGGCGCTGCAAAATGAGCAATGGTTAGAAAATTGTTTGAAGCATTCGCTGGTGGATGTGGTGTGTTTAGATCCACAGTTAGGTGTTACCGCTGTGGAATATTGGGCCAATGCTTGTGAGAAGGCTGGAAAACCAGTTTTTCTGAGGTTACCTGGTTGTTCGCGTCGATCCCATCAGTCTGAAATTGTAGTATTGCTCAGGCAAGGACTAGACAGTATGATAGCGGTACTATTGTTATTGATTTTCAGTCCTATTATTCTTGTAATTTTTCTGTTGCTGCGATCGAGTTCTTCCAAATCTGTTTTTGATACTCAGTGGCGAGTAGGGGCACGAGGCCAGTTATTTCGCTTAATTCTCTTTCGAGAAGATAGAGAAGAAAATAGCCAAGGTTCACAATACTACTCAAACTTAATACGATACTGGTCTAGTAAACTGTGCTTGAATGGGTTGCTTCAACTCATCAACGTGATTCAAGGAAAAATGCAGTTGGTGGGCCGACGGCCTTGGAAATTACAGGAAGCAATTCAGCTTTGTCAGCATCAGTCTCAACTAATCAGTGAACCCCCAGGGATTGCTCTAGCATATCTTTGCAAATAACGTTTGAATAAAAGTAGTAGAGGCACTTACAGTGCTTCTAGCAACAGTGGATCGGGAACCTAAAGTATCGGCGAGTCAACTTTCCAAAATCATTGCTTTGAGGAGGCTATTAGCTTGAAGCTACCGATCGTCTTTCGCCACCTGATCAAGTCAACTAGTTTCTGGAGGGATAATCGCCTCTTTTTGCGAGAAATTCAACATTTTCCTAGAATTGTTTTGTTAGCGCTTCTATTTCCTATGCTAGCAGCTGTGTTTGAAGGGTTTGGCATTGGTTTTTTGCTAGCGTTTCTTCAAAATTTAGTTAGTGTCAATCCGCAACCAGTTCGTTCTGGCATTGAATGGATTGATATTTGGATCCTAGGGATTAATGAGTCAAGTTTGCATCAACTGTACCGTATCTCAGTCCTGATTTTGCTGTCAACTTGGCTTCGTGCGGTGTTCAATTACCTCGCAGGTTTCTACATGACGGTTGCGCGAATTCGACTAGTTAACCGGCTGTACAAGCAGATTTTTGAGCAGCTACAGGCAGTTCAGATCAGCTTTTTTTCACAAACACGAGTAGGTGCGTTAGTTAATACGCTAACTTCTGAGGTTGGACAGTTAAATGAAGCAATGAAATCATTCAGTCATCTGATTACGAGAGGACTGGTGATACTGATTTATGCAGCCGTCTTGCTATATATATCTTGGCAGTTGTCACTTGTAGCAATCCTTTTGTTCAGCTTAACGGCTGTGGGGTTGTCGAATCTCAATAGACGAGTACGACAGTCCAGCTTCCCGATATCGAAGGCTAGAGGCAGCTTTAGTGCACTGGCAACAGAATTTATTAATGGAATTCGTACAATTCAAGCATTCGCTACCCAAGGCTTTGAGCGGAGACGATTCTATGCAACTAGTGATGAGATTGCCAGAACCGAAATCGATGCGGCTCGAGTGACAATTATTGTACGACCCTTGGGGGAAGCTCTCGCTGGTACTATTCTGGTGGGAATGATTGTGGTTGGGGTGTCGAGCTTTGGCAGAAACAATGGTATTCAGGTTGCATCACTACTCACTTTTCTATTTGTTCTGATTCGGCTAGTGCCTGCAATTCAAGAAGTGCTTGCTTGTCTTACGGCAATCAATGGGTTTCAAGGTGCTATTCACACTATTGAAGAACTCTTGAATCGAGACAACAAACCCTACTTACAAAACGGACATCGCAAATTTACGGGCTTACAACGGGGGATTGAGTTTGTTTCAGTAGACTTTAGCTATGGTCAAGGTGCACTGGTGCTAAAAAACATTACGTTGTCAATTGATAAAGGACAAACGATTGCTTTAGTAGGTGCATCAGGTGCAGGAAAATCAACGTTGGCAGACTTGATTCCTCGCTTTTATGACCCGACCCAAGGAGAAATTCGGTTTGATAGCATAAATCTACGGGAGTTTGATCTCGACTCCGTACGCCGTCGTATGGCAGTAGTAAGTCAGGATACGTTTATCTTCAACGCATCTATTCGTGACAACATTGCCTATGGCTTAAACAATGTAGACGAAGATGCAATCTTAGAAGCAGCAAGGCTGGCAAACGCACTTGAATTCATTCAGGCTCTGCCACGAGGGTTAGACACTGTGCTGGGCGATCGTGGTGTCCTACTGTCAGGTGGTCAGCGGCAGCGAATTGCGATTGCACGGGCACTACTTAGAAATCCAGAAATTCTAATTTTAGATGAAGCAACTAGTGCATTGGACTCTGTTTCCGAGCATATGATTCAAGCTTCATTGGAAAAACTATCGATAGGTCGCACAGTGATTGCTATTGCTCATAGGCTCTCAACAATTGCAAATGCGGACAAAGTAATAGTGATGGATCAAGGGCAGATTGTAGAGCAGGGAACTTATCAGGAGTTGTTGGGAAGAAAAGGTAGATTCTGGAAATATCATCAGATCCAACACCAATACTAATCGCATAAATCTGTCAAAAGCCACTGTAAGAAAAACTATGAGGTTGTATGCCAAAAGTATCAATTGTTATTCCAGCTTACAATGCAATGCAATATTGCGAAGCAACTTTGAACAGTGCGTTGCAACAAACATTTGTTGATTTTGAAGTCTTGATTATCAACGATGGAAGCAAAGATAATATACTCGAATGGGCAAGTAAGATTGAAGACGAACGCGTAAAACTGATTTCCCAAGAAAACAAAGGATTATCGGGAGCAAGAAATACAGGTATTACCCATGCGAAGGGTGATTATATCGCTTTTCTGGATGCAGACGATCTATGGGAAAAAACAAAATTAGAAAAACAAGTAAAATATCTAGACAATAATTTAAACGTTGGCTTGTTAAGTACAAAGGTCAAAATAATTGATGAACATGATCAATATTTGCGAGAATTTAAAGTTCCTGAAAAAGAGCACATCTCGTTGGAAGAATTGCTCAGCTATAATTTTATCTTATGCGGAAGTACGCCTATTGTCCGTCGAGAATGCTTTGAAAAGGTTGGTGTCTTTGATTGCAATTTAAGTTCCGCAGCTGATTGGGATATGTGGATTAGAATTGCTCTTCATTATCCTGTAGCAGCCATCTTAGAAAGTTTAGTTCTTTACCGAAAGCATTCAACAAATATGTCTAAAGATATTGTAATCATGGTAGATGAAATAGGAAAGATTGTTCAAAAATTTCGGATGATCGTCCCTCGTTCTCTTCGACCTATATTAGATAATAGATACACGATTTCCAATCTCAATGCTATCTGGGCAATGGCTGCAGAAAGTCGCTATCGAAAAGCAATTTACTTCTCAGGGCAAGCCTTCAAGAGTAATCCTACAATTTTATTTTCTCGATCGTTTCTTTACATAAATTTCCTGATCTTTATAAAATTAATAGTACCTGCCCATAGATATACCAAA
This genomic interval carries:
- the hemB gene encoding porphobilinogen synthase, producing the protein MFPTQRPRRLRNHPQLRRMVQEHVLTTNDLIYPLFAVPGEGIANEVKSMPGVYQLSVDKIVEEAKEVYDLGIPAIILFGIPADKDMDATGAWHDHGIVQVATTAVKEAVPDLIVIVDTCLCEYTSHGHCGYLEVGDLTGRVLNDPTLELLKKTAVSQAKAGADIIAPSGMMDGFVQAIRSGLDEGGFQDIPILSYAAKYASAYYGPFRDAAESAPQFGDRRTYQMDPANGQEALKEIALDIAEGADMLMVKPALAYMDIIWRVKQATNLPVAAYNVSGEYSMIKAAALNGWVDEQRVVMETLIGFKRSGADLILSYHAKDAARWLQSS
- the hepC gene encoding heterocyst development glycosyltransferase HepC translates to MATSKVVLTTSKIWILEDTLSSSEQEPTDQSLRCCVLKWRQGKLWVKVAEADQISQIPALQNEQWLENCLKHSLVDVVCLDPQLGVTAVEYWANACEKAGKPVFLRLPGCSRRSHQSEIVVLLRQGLDSMIAVLLLLIFSPIILVIFLLLRSSSSKSVFDTQWRVGARGQLFRLILFREDREENSQGSQYYSNLIRYWSSKLCLNGLLQLINVIQGKMQLVGRRPWKLQEAIQLCQHQSQLISEPPGIALAYLCK
- a CDS encoding glycosyltransferase family 2 protein codes for the protein MPKVSIVIPAYNAMQYCEATLNSALQQTFVDFEVLIINDGSKDNILEWASKIEDERVKLISQENKGLSGARNTGITHAKGDYIAFLDADDLWEKTKLEKQVKYLDNNLNVGLLSTKVKIIDEHDQYLREFKVPEKEHISLEELLSYNFILCGSTPIVRRECFEKVGVFDCNLSSAADWDMWIRIALHYPVAAILESLVLYRKHSTNMSKDIVIMVDEIGKIVQKFRMIVPRSLRPILDNRYTISNLNAIWAMAAESRYRKAIYFSGQAFKSNPTILFSRSFLYINFLIFIKLIVPAHRYTKLRRFFQVLKRSMVWF
- the hepA gene encoding heterocyst formation ABC transporter subunit HepA, with amino-acid sequence MKLPIVFRHLIKSTSFWRDNRLFLREIQHFPRIVLLALLFPMLAAVFEGFGIGFLLAFLQNLVSVNPQPVRSGIEWIDIWILGINESSLHQLYRISVLILLSTWLRAVFNYLAGFYMTVARIRLVNRLYKQIFEQLQAVQISFFSQTRVGALVNTLTSEVGQLNEAMKSFSHLITRGLVILIYAAVLLYISWQLSLVAILLFSLTAVGLSNLNRRVRQSSFPISKARGSFSALATEFINGIRTIQAFATQGFERRRFYATSDEIARTEIDAARVTIIVRPLGEALAGTILVGMIVVGVSSFGRNNGIQVASLLTFLFVLIRLVPAIQEVLACLTAINGFQGAIHTIEELLNRDNKPYLQNGHRKFTGLQRGIEFVSVDFSYGQGALVLKNITLSIDKGQTIALVGASGAGKSTLADLIPRFYDPTQGEIRFDSINLREFDLDSVRRRMAVVSQDTFIFNASIRDNIAYGLNNVDEDAILEAARLANALEFIQALPRGLDTVLGDRGVLLSGGQRQRIAIARALLRNPEILILDEATSALDSVSEHMIQASLEKLSIGRTVIAIAHRLSTIANADKVIVMDQGQIVEQGTYQELLGRKGRFWKYHQIQHQY
- a CDS encoding glycosyltransferase — encoded protein: MVVHKIQQQGMLLVLPVPFQMHNGQLLFEAQACNGLERWADNFGNVIVAAPVMPKSIAEHDRTIVWKNTAMLDNPQRFEFVLLPWAYSLRDFFAHYRSTRTLLAKLIHRSEYLQFAISSLWGDWAAIAALEAKKQNRPYAIHTDVVDYRVILQINQDKSLPKRLKARVLSSLMQQYHQWIIRNCSLGLWHGNDCYQAYSPFCKNSHLIHDVHTKSEDGITPAQLKAKLEQCQTNAPLRICYAGRMVDMKAPLDWIRAIAHAQQLGAPLEATWYGEGPLRPAMEQLIAELGLQNVVHLAGFERDRQALLQKIREAHVMLFTHITPESPRCLIESLICGTPIIGYHSAYPEDLLRGKGGGCLVPKQDWQQLGKTLHDLAMHRPRLVQLIQQAAANGEQYSDEFVFQERSRLITTHLSRPNHYSLMQELLRV
- a CDS encoding glycosyltransferase; this encodes MKLALVHDYLTQRGGAERVFEMLCKHFPEADIFTSLYAPDRTIELSDRVVQTSGLQNIPGATRYFRLLAPFYYPAFRSLDLQDYDLIISSSSSFAKGVRKRPDARHICFCHNVTRFLWDTQTYLRGFREYQSLYPVIGPVFEHMKQLDLTYAEEPDLYVANSTTVARRIKRIYGKQAITINYPIDDSKFIFSNKKEDFYLVSSRMISYKRIDIIVEAFNWLGWPLLIAGDGPERKRLEARALPNIRFLGHVSDRERSHLMSKAQSVIVAALEDYGLVPIEANFSGTPVICFGVGGVLDTQVPELTGLFFNRQTPDAVQSALLKAHQTDWNYAAIREHAMNHFTEKVFFSKVDRIVEAVHKNQVNCLPQSTWLPLPA
- a CDS encoding GumC family protein, with amino-acid sequence MVADHHFHSTNEAEFGYGQLLAIAWRRRFWFLATFSTVVIAAGFVTVRTEPTYESSMQLLVEPNYQAREKLTEVEGQSQTSEQDYATQLNLMRSSRFFEAVIDDLAAKYPDLSIGHVRGSLQLSQLVEDETNTRIFEVVYTDNDPIKTQQILESLKTAYQNYNLEQQEARLTQGLAFIDEQLATVRRSLNSSQGELEQFRQGENLIDPAREAERISEALGQVKRQQESLQAQYADVNNRSMELQRQLSLRPQEALIVSRLSQSSLFQTLLGELQATEVELSKQRAIYTDSAPEVQVLLDQRQEQLGLLQQEIQRILGSDASQLPSRALLSQGRLSQIDLQLANQLVDAQTTIEGLEAQLRSLSTTEQQLRAELNQFPRLLAQNDRLQPEAETTQKILQQLLEDREKLSAELAGGGFNWQVVEPPQEGEKIAPNPRQNILLGAVVGIFLGGVAAFLREAADRVVHTSEDLKKQAALPLLGSLPEFLPKPNRFPIQLPLMPAQSSSSVTEQAMQWQPFRESLDLIYKNIQLLHESERSRSLVVTSALPDEGKSTLIIGLALSAARSSERVLVIDADLRQPVLHERLNVSNQYGLSTLLETARGPFLPQSVTLSDASFDLLPAGPEPIDPVRLLNSQRFKTMLRFLQNRYDLILIDTPPVLGMVDAMQAASVCHGIVMVGRLDRVTQEELKQAAAMLSSLNVLGIVANGGKRTPFSDSQNANRNHRAGDQDISAA